Proteins encoded by one window of Enterobacter pseudoroggenkampii:
- the adrA gene encoding diguanylate cyclase AdrA, whose amino-acid sequence MMNDETYYNKKRIREEWNLTLSQDDPHRAGIQFARRVRLARAVGLAAMFFPVAGILVTHFLPGGWWLLLVGWSFVWPHFAWQLSCRATSPHQQETFNLKIDAIIAGLWIGVMGMNALPTAALVMMVGMNMMGSGGCRLFIPGILLTLLSALVTLPLVGRVAVFNPDPVEWGLTLPVLVFYPMLFAWLSHRTAVRLAEHKQRLEMMSTRDGMTGVFNRRHWEMLLRNEFEHCRRDHSTATILLIDIDHFKNINDTWGHDVGDEAIIAITRQLQRSVRSGDAIGRFGGDEFAVIMSQTAAESAIAVMSRLHERLENLTLPCAPKEALRISVGVAPWGPQFGHYREWLKAADVALYRAKNAGRGRTEVAA is encoded by the coding sequence ATGATGAATGATGAAACGTATTACAACAAAAAGCGCATTCGGGAAGAGTGGAATTTAACCCTTTCTCAGGATGACCCTCACCGCGCTGGCATTCAGTTTGCCCGGCGAGTTAGGCTGGCGCGCGCCGTGGGGCTGGCGGCGATGTTTTTCCCGGTTGCGGGAATACTGGTCACCCATTTTTTACCCGGAGGCTGGTGGCTTTTACTGGTGGGGTGGTCGTTCGTCTGGCCCCATTTCGCCTGGCAGCTATCCTGCCGGGCCACGTCACCTCATCAGCAGGAAACTTTCAATCTTAAAATAGATGCCATTATTGCCGGGCTCTGGATAGGCGTGATGGGGATGAATGCGTTACCCACGGCAGCGCTGGTGATGATGGTGGGGATGAATATGATGGGCTCCGGCGGTTGTCGTCTGTTTATTCCGGGGATCCTGTTGACCCTGCTCTCCGCGCTGGTGACGCTGCCGCTTGTCGGCCGCGTGGCCGTCTTTAACCCCGACCCGGTGGAGTGGGGCTTAACGCTGCCTGTTCTCGTATTTTATCCTATGCTGTTTGCCTGGCTCAGCCACCGCACCGCCGTCAGGCTTGCTGAGCACAAGCAGCGGCTGGAAATGATGAGCACCCGGGACGGCATGACCGGGGTCTTTAACCGCCGACACTGGGAAATGCTGTTGCGAAATGAATTTGAGCATTGTCGGCGCGACCACAGCACCGCCACGATACTGCTGATTGATATCGACCACTTTAAAAACATCAACGACACCTGGGGGCACGACGTGGGCGATGAGGCGATCATTGCTATTACGCGCCAGCTCCAGCGGTCAGTACGGTCAGGCGATGCTATCGGCCGGTTTGGTGGGGATGAGTTTGCGGTGATCATGTCCCAGACAGCAGCGGAAAGCGCCATCGCCGTGATGTCGCGGTTGCATGAGCGGCTGGAAAACCTGACGTTACCGTGCGCGCCAAAAGAAGCGCTGCGCATCAGCGTAGGCGTTGCCCCCTGGGGACCGCAGTTTGGACATTATCGGGAATGGCTGAAGGCGGCTGACGTGGCGCTCTACAGGGCGAAAAATGCCGGGCGTGGCCGCACCGAAGTGGCGGCCTGA
- the proC gene encoding pyrroline-5-carboxylate reductase, with product MDKKIGFIGCGNMGKAILGGLIASGQVLPGQIWVYTPSPDKVAALRDQYGINAAESAQEVAQVADIVFGAVKPNIMIKVLSDITSSLNKETLVVSIAAGVTLDQLARALGHDRKIVRAMPNTPSLVNAGMTSVTPNALVTTEEVADVLNIFRCFGEAEVIAESMIHPVVGVSGSAPAYVFMFLEAMADAAVLGGMPRAQAYKFAAQAVMGSAKMVLETGKHPGELKDMVCSPGGTTIEAVRVLEERGFRSAVIEAMAKCMEKSEKLSKS from the coding sequence ATGGACAAGAAAATCGGGTTTATCGGCTGCGGTAACATGGGCAAAGCCATCCTGGGCGGTCTGATCGCCAGCGGGCAGGTGCTGCCGGGTCAGATTTGGGTCTATACCCCGTCACCGGACAAGGTCGCCGCATTGCGCGATCAGTACGGGATCAACGCTGCCGAAAGCGCGCAGGAAGTGGCCCAGGTCGCCGATATCGTCTTTGGCGCCGTCAAGCCGAACATCATGATCAAAGTGCTGAGCGATATCACCTCCAGCCTGAACAAAGAGACGCTGGTCGTGTCGATTGCCGCGGGCGTCACGCTCGATCAGCTGGCGCGCGCGCTGGGCCACGACCGCAAAATCGTCCGTGCGATGCCAAACACCCCTTCACTGGTCAACGCCGGCATGACCTCCGTCACGCCTAACGCGCTGGTGACCACGGAAGAAGTGGCCGATGTGCTGAACATTTTCCGCTGCTTTGGTGAAGCTGAAGTGATTGCCGAATCGATGATCCATCCGGTGGTCGGCGTGAGTGGCTCAGCCCCTGCCTATGTATTCATGTTTTTAGAAGCGATGGCCGACGCCGCCGTGCTTGGCGGAATGCCGCGCGCGCAGGCGTATAAGTTCGCCGCGCAGGCCGTCATGGGCTCCGCCAAAATGGTGCTGGAAACCGGCAAACACCCGGGTGAACTGAAAGATATGGTCTGCTCCCCGGGCGGTACCACCATCGAAGCGGTGCGGGTGCTGGAAGAGCGCGGGTTCCGCTCGGCGGTCATTGAAGCGATGGCAAAATGCATGGAAAAATCAGAGAAGCTGAGTAAATCCTGA